A genomic window from Glycine soja cultivar W05 chromosome 10, ASM419377v2, whole genome shotgun sequence includes:
- the LOC114372476 gene encoding VAN3-binding protein-like isoform X1 has translation MEKERPASWRPDPFHARPPPRDPMEFLSRSWSASALEVSKALSSQQLPPSSNNNVVCYVNNSNASIILEDIAGEVEESAATVSGNPFSFASSETSQMIMDRIMSHSFGQQEVSPRTSGRLSHSSGPLNGSLTDSPPVSPSEIDDFKYNRSNNNHNTVNMITGLNGQYWGAGGAAAAAAAGGGKTVGRWLKDRKEKKKEETRAHNAQLHAAVSVAGVAAAVAAIAAATAASSGSRKDAQMAKTDMAVASAATLVAAQCVEAAEAMGAERDHLASVVSSAVNVRSAGDITTLTAAAATALRGAATLKARVLKEVWNIAAVIPVEKNLGAGGGSNANGNRNGSNDSSNSSFSGEIVPEENFLGICSRELLARGCELLKRTRTGELHWKIVSVYINRMNQVMVKMKSRHVAGTITKKKKNVVLGVIKDMPAWPGRHLLEGGENRRYFGLKTVMRGVVEFECRNQREYDVWTQGVSRLLSIAAERSNRNRI, from the exons ATGGAAAAGGAGCGACCCGCATCATGGAGACCCGACCCGTTTCACGCACGGCCGCCGCCGCGCGACCCCATGGAGTTCCTGTCCCGGTCATGGAGCGCCTCCGCCCTCGAAGTTTCCAAGGCACTGTCGTCTCAACAGCTTCCACCTTCATCCAACAACAACGTTGTTTGTTATGTTAATAATTCTAATGCGTCTATAATACTCGAAGACATAGCTGGTGAAGTGGAAGAGTCTGCTGCAACTGTTTCTGGCAACCCTTTCTCCTTCGCTTCCTCTGAAACCTCTCAGATGATCATGGACCGCATCATGTCCCACTCC TTTGGTCAGCAGGAGGTATCACCACGCACCTCAGGAAGACTCTCTCACAGCAGTGGTCCTCTTAATGGCTCCCTAACAGATAGCCCTCCGGTTTCTCCTTCTGAAATTGACGATTTCAAG TATAACCGTTCCAACAACAACCACAACACTGTCAACATGATTACCGGCTTGAATGGTCAATACTGGGGTGCCGGCGGCGCAGCTGCGGCCGCCGCCGCCGGAGGTGGCAAGACGGTGGGGAGGTGGCTGAAGGataggaaggaaaagaagaaggaggaaaCCAGGGCCCACAATGCTCAGCTTCACGCGGCGGTTTCCGTTGCCGGTGTTGCCGCCGCGGTGGCCGCCATCGCCGCCGCCACGGCCGCCTCGTCGGGCTCCAGGAAGGACGCGCAGATGGCGAAGACCGACATGGCGGTGGCGTCGGCGGCGACGCTGGTGGCGGCCCAGTGTGTGGAGGCTGCCGAGGCCATGGGAGCCGAGCGCGACCACCTGGCCTCGGTGGTAAGCTCCGCCGTGAACGTGAGGTCTGCCGGCGACATCACGACGTTGACGGCAGCTGCCGCCACAG CTTTACGTGGGGCTGCCACGTTGAAAGCAAGGGTGCTTAAGGAGGTTTGGAACATAGCAGCTGTGATTCCCGTGGAGAAGAATTTGGGTGCTGGCGGTGGCAGCAATGCTAATGGTAATAGAAATGGTAGCAATGATAGTTCTAATAGTAGCTTCAGTGGTGAAATTGTACCAGAAGAAAATTTCTTGGGGATTTGTAGCAGAGAATTGCTAGCCAGAGGTTGTGAACTTCTCAAGCGCACTCGCACCG GTGAACTGCATTGGAAAATTGTATCCGTTTACATAAACAGGATGAATCAG GTTATGGTGAAGATGAAGAGCAGGCACGTTGCTGGGACcatcacaaaaaagaaaaaga ATGTGGTGCTTGGAGTGATCAAAGATATGCCTGCTTGGCCTGGACGCCACTTGCTTGAAGGTGGTGAGAACCGTCGCTACTTTGGTTTGAAAACAGTGATGCGTGGTGTTGTGGAATTTGAGTGCAGAAATCAAAGAGAGTATGATGTATGGACTCAAGGTGTGTCAAGGCTTCTATCTATTGCTGCCGAGAGGAGCAACAGAAACCGAATATAG
- the LOC114372476 gene encoding VAN3-binding protein-like isoform X4 codes for MEKERPASWRPDPFHARPPPRDPMEFLSRSWSASALEVSKALSSQQLPPSSNNNVVCYVNNSNASIILEDIAGEVEESAATVSGNPFSFASSETSQMIMDRIMSHSFGQQEVSPRTSGRLSHSSGPLNGSLTDSPPVSPSEIDDFKYNRSNNNHNTVNMITGLNGQYWGAGGAAAAAAAGGGKTVGRWLKDRKEKKKEETRAHNAQLHAAVSVAGVAAAVAAIAAATAASSGSRKDAQMAKTDMAVASAATLVAAQCVEAAEAMGAERDHLASVVSSAVNVRSAGDITTLTAAAATALRGAATLKARVLKEVWNIAAVIPVEKNLGAGGGSNANGNRNGSNDSSNSSFSGEIVPEENFLGICSRELLARGCELLKRTRTGELHWKIVSVYINRMNQVMVKMKSRHVAGTITKKKKSECGAWSDQRYACLAWTPLA; via the exons ATGGAAAAGGAGCGACCCGCATCATGGAGACCCGACCCGTTTCACGCACGGCCGCCGCCGCGCGACCCCATGGAGTTCCTGTCCCGGTCATGGAGCGCCTCCGCCCTCGAAGTTTCCAAGGCACTGTCGTCTCAACAGCTTCCACCTTCATCCAACAACAACGTTGTTTGTTATGTTAATAATTCTAATGCGTCTATAATACTCGAAGACATAGCTGGTGAAGTGGAAGAGTCTGCTGCAACTGTTTCTGGCAACCCTTTCTCCTTCGCTTCCTCTGAAACCTCTCAGATGATCATGGACCGCATCATGTCCCACTCC TTTGGTCAGCAGGAGGTATCACCACGCACCTCAGGAAGACTCTCTCACAGCAGTGGTCCTCTTAATGGCTCCCTAACAGATAGCCCTCCGGTTTCTCCTTCTGAAATTGACGATTTCAAG TATAACCGTTCCAACAACAACCACAACACTGTCAACATGATTACCGGCTTGAATGGTCAATACTGGGGTGCCGGCGGCGCAGCTGCGGCCGCCGCCGCCGGAGGTGGCAAGACGGTGGGGAGGTGGCTGAAGGataggaaggaaaagaagaaggaggaaaCCAGGGCCCACAATGCTCAGCTTCACGCGGCGGTTTCCGTTGCCGGTGTTGCCGCCGCGGTGGCCGCCATCGCCGCCGCCACGGCCGCCTCGTCGGGCTCCAGGAAGGACGCGCAGATGGCGAAGACCGACATGGCGGTGGCGTCGGCGGCGACGCTGGTGGCGGCCCAGTGTGTGGAGGCTGCCGAGGCCATGGGAGCCGAGCGCGACCACCTGGCCTCGGTGGTAAGCTCCGCCGTGAACGTGAGGTCTGCCGGCGACATCACGACGTTGACGGCAGCTGCCGCCACAG CTTTACGTGGGGCTGCCACGTTGAAAGCAAGGGTGCTTAAGGAGGTTTGGAACATAGCAGCTGTGATTCCCGTGGAGAAGAATTTGGGTGCTGGCGGTGGCAGCAATGCTAATGGTAATAGAAATGGTAGCAATGATAGTTCTAATAGTAGCTTCAGTGGTGAAATTGTACCAGAAGAAAATTTCTTGGGGATTTGTAGCAGAGAATTGCTAGCCAGAGGTTGTGAACTTCTCAAGCGCACTCGCACCG GTGAACTGCATTGGAAAATTGTATCCGTTTACATAAACAGGATGAATCAG GTTATGGTGAAGATGAAGAGCAGGCACGTTGCTGGGACcatcacaaaaaagaaaaagagtga ATGTGGTGCTTGGAGTGATCAAAGATATGCCTGCTTGGCCTGGACGCCACTTGCTTGA
- the LOC114372586 gene encoding chlorophyllase-2, chloroplastic codes for MQNFAESHQLSVMCSSYSSNVDVFDTGKYTAKLLRVESESESYTHNNNFPPPPKSLLIATPLEGGDFPLLLFLHGYLLYNSFYSQLIQHVASHGFIVIAPQLYTVAGPDTSDEIHSAAAITNWLSEGLCKFLPPNVRPNLSKLALAGHSRGGKTAFALALRKLNITTNLKFSALIGVDPVDGMDKGKQTPPPVLTYVPNSFDFDMAVMVIGSGLGEVKRNPLFPPCAPKGVNHENFFNECKKPAWYFVAKDYGHSDMLDDDTKGIRGKATNCLCKNGESRKPMRRFVGGVIVAFLKAYLHDDNEDLLTIRDRHVSLPVEIKFDSFL; via the exons ATGCAAAACTTTGCAGAATCTCATCAACTTTCAGTTATGTGTTCTTCTTATTCATCTAATGTTGATGTCTTTGACACTGGCAAGTACACCGCCAAGCTGCTAAGGGTTGAATCTGAATCAGAATCatatacacacaacaacaaTT TTCCACCACCACCAAAGTCTCTCTTGATTGCCACTCCTCTTGAAGGTGGAGATTTCCCTCTTCTGCTGTTTCTGCATGGCTATCTTCTTTACAATTCATTTTACTCCCAGCTAATACAACATGTTGCTTCTCATGGTTTCATTGTCATTGCCCCTCAG TTGTACACAGTGGCTGGACCTGATACAAGTGATGAGATTCATTCTGCAGCTGCAATAACAAACTGGCTCTCTGAAGGACTCTGCAAGTTTCTTCCACCAAATGTAAGACCAAATTTGAGCAAGTTAGCACTTGCTGGCCATAGTCGCGGAGGAAAAACAGCGTTTGCTCTTGCTCTAAGAAAACTAAACATCACAACTAATCTCAAGTTTTCAGCCTTAATAGGAGTGGATCCAGTTGATGGAATGGACAAAGGAAAGCAAACCCCCCCACCTGTTCTCACCTATGTTCCTAActcatttgattttgatatggcAGTGATGGTCATAGGTTCAGGTCTAGGTGAAGTGAAAAGGAATCCTTTGTTTCCTCCTTGTGCACCTAAGGGTGTCAACCATGAAAACTTCTTCAATGAGTGTAAGAAACCTGCTTGGTATTTTGTGGCAAAGGATTATGGCCACTCTGACATGCTAGATGATGACACCAAGGGAATTAGGGGGAAAGCTACCAACTGTCTATGCAAAAATGGAGAGTCAAGGAAACCTATGAGAAGGTTTGTTGGAGGAGTCATTGTTGCATTCTTGAAAGCTTACTTGCATGATGATAATGAGGACTTGTTGACCATAAGAGACAGGCATGTGAGTCTACCAGTGGAGATCAAATTTGATTCTTTTCTGTGA
- the LOC114369942 gene encoding uncharacterized protein LOC114369942: MRLCMLFKNSVRKKRNEVQVSKEAKLTNDAFARIDLGLKGNGFDLLFQDSCKDYLNATKACSSVPNRVEGAGEKDGMLEHTVEKHSGNNSEAEITSCNEMVEMTEEGEVPFVKLVDIEKNMYMAVAPDPDILIRTSGEAQTQQFSSMAD, encoded by the coding sequence ATGAGATTGTGCATGCTGTTCAAGAATTCTGTAAGGAAAAAACGGAATGAAGTTCAAGTGTCAAAAGAAGCAAAGCTTACAAATGATGCATTTGCAAGAATTGATCTGGGCCTGAAAGGAAACggttttgatttgcttttccAAGATTCATGTAAAGACTATCTAAATGCAACCAAAGCTTGTAGTAGTGTACCTAACAGAGTGGAAGGTGCCGGAGAGAAAGATGGCATGTTGGAGCATACTGTTGAAAAACATAGCGGTAACAATAGTGAAGCTGAAATCACATCATGCAATGAGATGGTTGAAATGACTGAAGAGGGTGAGGTTCCTTTTGTAAAACTGGTTGATATTGAGAAGAACATGTACATGGCAGTGGCACCTGACCCAGACATCTTGATCCGAACTTCTGGAGAGGCTCAGACTCAGCAATTTTCTTCTATGGCAGACTAG
- the LOC114372476 gene encoding VAN3-binding protein-like isoform X3: MEKERPASWRPDPFHARPPPRDPMEFLSRSWSASALEVSKALSSQQLPPSSNNNVVCYVNNSNASIILEDIAGEVEESAATVSGNPFSFASSETSQMIMDRIMSHSEVSPRTSGRLSHSSGPLNGSLTDSPPVSPSEIDDFKYNRSNNNHNTVNMITGLNGQYWGAGGAAAAAAAGGGKTVGRWLKDRKEKKKEETRAHNAQLHAAVSVAGVAAAVAAIAAATAASSGSRKDAQMAKTDMAVASAATLVAAQCVEAAEAMGAERDHLASVVSSAVNVRSAGDITTLTAAAATALRGAATLKARVLKEVWNIAAVIPVEKNLGAGGGSNANGNRNGSNDSSNSSFSGEIVPEENFLGICSRELLARGCELLKRTRTGELHWKIVSVYINRMNQVMVKMKSRHVAGTITKKKKNVVLGVIKDMPAWPGRHLLEGGENRRYFGLKTVMRGVVEFECRNQREYDVWTQGVSRLLSIAAERSNRNRI, translated from the exons ATGGAAAAGGAGCGACCCGCATCATGGAGACCCGACCCGTTTCACGCACGGCCGCCGCCGCGCGACCCCATGGAGTTCCTGTCCCGGTCATGGAGCGCCTCCGCCCTCGAAGTTTCCAAGGCACTGTCGTCTCAACAGCTTCCACCTTCATCCAACAACAACGTTGTTTGTTATGTTAATAATTCTAATGCGTCTATAATACTCGAAGACATAGCTGGTGAAGTGGAAGAGTCTGCTGCAACTGTTTCTGGCAACCCTTTCTCCTTCGCTTCCTCTGAAACCTCTCAGATGATCATGGACCGCATCATGTCCCACTCC GAGGTATCACCACGCACCTCAGGAAGACTCTCTCACAGCAGTGGTCCTCTTAATGGCTCCCTAACAGATAGCCCTCCGGTTTCTCCTTCTGAAATTGACGATTTCAAG TATAACCGTTCCAACAACAACCACAACACTGTCAACATGATTACCGGCTTGAATGGTCAATACTGGGGTGCCGGCGGCGCAGCTGCGGCCGCCGCCGCCGGAGGTGGCAAGACGGTGGGGAGGTGGCTGAAGGataggaaggaaaagaagaaggaggaaaCCAGGGCCCACAATGCTCAGCTTCACGCGGCGGTTTCCGTTGCCGGTGTTGCCGCCGCGGTGGCCGCCATCGCCGCCGCCACGGCCGCCTCGTCGGGCTCCAGGAAGGACGCGCAGATGGCGAAGACCGACATGGCGGTGGCGTCGGCGGCGACGCTGGTGGCGGCCCAGTGTGTGGAGGCTGCCGAGGCCATGGGAGCCGAGCGCGACCACCTGGCCTCGGTGGTAAGCTCCGCCGTGAACGTGAGGTCTGCCGGCGACATCACGACGTTGACGGCAGCTGCCGCCACAG CTTTACGTGGGGCTGCCACGTTGAAAGCAAGGGTGCTTAAGGAGGTTTGGAACATAGCAGCTGTGATTCCCGTGGAGAAGAATTTGGGTGCTGGCGGTGGCAGCAATGCTAATGGTAATAGAAATGGTAGCAATGATAGTTCTAATAGTAGCTTCAGTGGTGAAATTGTACCAGAAGAAAATTTCTTGGGGATTTGTAGCAGAGAATTGCTAGCCAGAGGTTGTGAACTTCTCAAGCGCACTCGCACCG GTGAACTGCATTGGAAAATTGTATCCGTTTACATAAACAGGATGAATCAG GTTATGGTGAAGATGAAGAGCAGGCACGTTGCTGGGACcatcacaaaaaagaaaaaga ATGTGGTGCTTGGAGTGATCAAAGATATGCCTGCTTGGCCTGGACGCCACTTGCTTGAAGGTGGTGAGAACCGTCGCTACTTTGGTTTGAAAACAGTGATGCGTGGTGTTGTGGAATTTGAGTGCAGAAATCAAAGAGAGTATGATGTATGGACTCAAGGTGTGTCAAGGCTTCTATCTATTGCTGCCGAGAGGAGCAACAGAAACCGAATATAG
- the LOC114372585 gene encoding heat stress transcription factor A-6b-like, giving the protein MNPNNDGPMILVKEEFPEGVAIAPQPLEGLHEIGPPPFLTKTYDIVDDVSTDEIVSWSRGNNSFVVWDPQAFSITLLPRYFKHNNFSSFVRQLNTYGFRKVDPDKWEFANEGFLRGQKHLLKNIRRKKTLTNQQQALPIDHCVEVGRFGSLDGEVDALRRDKQVLMVELVKLRQQQQNTRNNLQSMENRLKRTQKQQQQMMKFLTRAMQNPNFLQQLVQQREWRKDLEEAATFSNKRIRSDVEECSSFVKLEHEEEHNNDIISSELEVSDMDLIIMNTEEEEEKLLGAEIESINEEVLWEELLNEGTEGDVLIGLEEDDEDIVVLAEELGYLASTPK; this is encoded by the exons ATGAATCCTAACAATGATGGTCCTATGATTCTTGTGAAGGAAGAGTTTCCCGAAGGTGTGGCTATTGCTCCACAACCATTGGAGGGGCTTCATGAGATTGGTCCTCCACCATTCCTCACAAAGACTTATGACATCGTCGATGATGTTTCCACTGATGAGATAGTTTCGTGGAGCAGAGGAAACAACAGCTTCGTTGTGTGGGATCCTCAGGCTTTTTCCATCACTCTTCTCCCCAGATACTTCAAGCACAACAACTTCTCCAGCTTTGTCAGACAACTCAACACCTAT GGGTTTAGAAAGGTAGATCCGGATAAGTGGGAGTTTGCTAATGAAGGGTTTCTTAGAGGACAGAAGCATCTATTGAAGAACATAAGGAGAAAGAAGACATTAACTAATCAACAACAAGCTCTTCCAATAGACCATTGTGTTGAAGTGGGGAGGTTTGGATCAttagatggtgaagttgatgcATTGAGACGTGACAAGCAAGTTCTCATGGTGGAGCTAGTGAAGCTCAGACAACAACAGCAGAACACAAGAAACAACCTTCAATCAATGGAAAATAGGCTTAAAAGGACTCAGAAGCAGCAGCAACAAATGATGAAGTTCTTGACAAGGGCAATGCAGAACCCCAACTTCTTGCAACAATTGGTTCAACAAAGGGAATGGAGAAAGGATCTTGAGGAGGCAGCTACTTTTTCCAacaagagaataagaagtgatGTTGAAGAATGCTCAAGTTTTGTTAAACTTGAACATGAGGAGGAGCACAATAATGACATAATATCATCAGAGCTTGAGGTTTCTGACATGGACCTTATTATTATGAACActgaggaggaggaagagaaaTTATTAGGAGCTGAAATTGAAAGCATTAATGAGGAAGTACTCTGGGAAGAGCTTTTGAATGAGGGTACTGAAGGAGATGTACTAATAGGattggaagaagatgatgaagataTAGTTGTGTTGGCTGAGGAACTTGGTTATTTGGCCTCAACTCCCAAATAA
- the LOC114372476 gene encoding VAN3-binding protein-like isoform X2 has product MEKERPASWRPDPFHARPPPRDPMEFLSRSWSASALEVSKALSSQQLPPSSNNNVVCYVNNSNASIILEDIAGEVEESAATVSGNPFSFASSETSQMIMDRIMSHSQEVSPRTSGRLSHSSGPLNGSLTDSPPVSPSEIDDFKYNRSNNNHNTVNMITGLNGQYWGAGGAAAAAAAGGGKTVGRWLKDRKEKKKEETRAHNAQLHAAVSVAGVAAAVAAIAAATAASSGSRKDAQMAKTDMAVASAATLVAAQCVEAAEAMGAERDHLASVVSSAVNVRSAGDITTLTAAAATALRGAATLKARVLKEVWNIAAVIPVEKNLGAGGGSNANGNRNGSNDSSNSSFSGEIVPEENFLGICSRELLARGCELLKRTRTGELHWKIVSVYINRMNQVMVKMKSRHVAGTITKKKKNVVLGVIKDMPAWPGRHLLEGGENRRYFGLKTVMRGVVEFECRNQREYDVWTQGVSRLLSIAAERSNRNRI; this is encoded by the exons ATGGAAAAGGAGCGACCCGCATCATGGAGACCCGACCCGTTTCACGCACGGCCGCCGCCGCGCGACCCCATGGAGTTCCTGTCCCGGTCATGGAGCGCCTCCGCCCTCGAAGTTTCCAAGGCACTGTCGTCTCAACAGCTTCCACCTTCATCCAACAACAACGTTGTTTGTTATGTTAATAATTCTAATGCGTCTATAATACTCGAAGACATAGCTGGTGAAGTGGAAGAGTCTGCTGCAACTGTTTCTGGCAACCCTTTCTCCTTCGCTTCCTCTGAAACCTCTCAGATGATCATGGACCGCATCATGTCCCACTCC CAGGAGGTATCACCACGCACCTCAGGAAGACTCTCTCACAGCAGTGGTCCTCTTAATGGCTCCCTAACAGATAGCCCTCCGGTTTCTCCTTCTGAAATTGACGATTTCAAG TATAACCGTTCCAACAACAACCACAACACTGTCAACATGATTACCGGCTTGAATGGTCAATACTGGGGTGCCGGCGGCGCAGCTGCGGCCGCCGCCGCCGGAGGTGGCAAGACGGTGGGGAGGTGGCTGAAGGataggaaggaaaagaagaaggaggaaaCCAGGGCCCACAATGCTCAGCTTCACGCGGCGGTTTCCGTTGCCGGTGTTGCCGCCGCGGTGGCCGCCATCGCCGCCGCCACGGCCGCCTCGTCGGGCTCCAGGAAGGACGCGCAGATGGCGAAGACCGACATGGCGGTGGCGTCGGCGGCGACGCTGGTGGCGGCCCAGTGTGTGGAGGCTGCCGAGGCCATGGGAGCCGAGCGCGACCACCTGGCCTCGGTGGTAAGCTCCGCCGTGAACGTGAGGTCTGCCGGCGACATCACGACGTTGACGGCAGCTGCCGCCACAG CTTTACGTGGGGCTGCCACGTTGAAAGCAAGGGTGCTTAAGGAGGTTTGGAACATAGCAGCTGTGATTCCCGTGGAGAAGAATTTGGGTGCTGGCGGTGGCAGCAATGCTAATGGTAATAGAAATGGTAGCAATGATAGTTCTAATAGTAGCTTCAGTGGTGAAATTGTACCAGAAGAAAATTTCTTGGGGATTTGTAGCAGAGAATTGCTAGCCAGAGGTTGTGAACTTCTCAAGCGCACTCGCACCG GTGAACTGCATTGGAAAATTGTATCCGTTTACATAAACAGGATGAATCAG GTTATGGTGAAGATGAAGAGCAGGCACGTTGCTGGGACcatcacaaaaaagaaaaaga ATGTGGTGCTTGGAGTGATCAAAGATATGCCTGCTTGGCCTGGACGCCACTTGCTTGAAGGTGGTGAGAACCGTCGCTACTTTGGTTTGAAAACAGTGATGCGTGGTGTTGTGGAATTTGAGTGCAGAAATCAAAGAGAGTATGATGTATGGACTCAAGGTGTGTCAAGGCTTCTATCTATTGCTGCCGAGAGGAGCAACAGAAACCGAATATAG